One window from the genome of Rhodobacteraceae bacterium S2214 encodes:
- a CDS encoding NADP-dependent malic enzyme: MAKTKMTREDALSFHIAPTPGKWEIQATVPMTTQRDLSLAYSPGVAIPCEEIAADSATAYDYTNKGNLVAVISNGTAVLGLGNLGALASKPVMEGKSVLFKRFADVNSIDLELDTEDPDAFCNAVKLMGPTFGGINLEDIKAPECFIIEQRLKEEMDIPVFHDDQHGTAVICAAGLINALHISGKKIEDVKIVLNGAGAAGIACLELLKAMGAKHDNCIMCDTKGVIYQGRTEGMNQWKSAHAANTDTRTLAEAMAGCDVFLGVSAKGAVTQDMVMSMAPNAVIFAMANPDPEITPEEAHEVRDDVIVATGRSDYPNQVNNVLGFPYLFRGALDIHARAINDEMKIACAQALADLAREDVPDEVAMAYGKKLSFGRDYIIPTPFDPRLIYRIPTAVAQAGMDTGVARRPIVDMEGYEASLKARMDPTANMLRNLNARARSNQSTVVFAEGDDPRVLRAAVTYQRSGFGTALVVGRADDVAEKLTAEGMADAIDELTIVNAANTPNLDTYKDFLYKRLQRKGLDMQDVHRLAARDRHVFAALMVAHGHADGMVTGATRKSAHVLELINRVFDAEPHDGAVGVTAILNKGKIVLMADTLVHEWPDENDLADIAERGAAVARELGLDPRVAFVSFSTFGYPVSERAEKMHVAPNILDQRGVDFEYEGEMNVDVALNPAVMAQYPFQRLTGPANVLVVPARHSASISVKLMQEMAGATVIGPILSGVGKPVQLCSTTSTVNDILNMAVIAACRIG, translated from the coding sequence ATGGCCAAGACGAAAATGACACGGGAAGACGCACTGTCTTTCCACATCGCCCCAACACCGGGGAAGTGGGAAATTCAGGCAACCGTGCCAATGACCACACAACGCGATTTGTCGCTGGCTTATTCCCCCGGCGTGGCGATCCCCTGCGAAGAAATCGCAGCCGATTCTGCGACGGCGTACGACTATACCAACAAGGGCAATCTGGTCGCCGTTATCTCGAACGGGACTGCTGTTCTGGGTTTGGGCAACCTTGGTGCGCTCGCGTCGAAACCGGTCATGGAAGGCAAATCTGTTCTGTTCAAACGGTTCGCCGATGTGAACTCGATCGATCTGGAACTAGATACAGAAGACCCCGATGCGTTCTGCAATGCTGTGAAGCTGATGGGCCCGACCTTTGGTGGCATCAACCTCGAAGATATCAAAGCCCCTGAATGTTTCATCATCGAACAACGCCTGAAGGAAGAAATGGACATTCCCGTGTTCCATGACGACCAGCACGGGACGGCTGTGATCTGTGCTGCAGGCCTGATCAACGCACTGCATATCTCTGGCAAGAAAATTGAAGACGTGAAGATTGTTCTGAACGGTGCCGGTGCCGCTGGGATTGCTTGTCTTGAATTGCTCAAGGCGATGGGTGCGAAACACGACAATTGCATCATGTGCGACACCAAAGGTGTGATTTATCAGGGCCGCACCGAAGGCATGAACCAGTGGAAATCTGCGCATGCGGCCAACACTGATACACGGACTTTGGCCGAGGCAATGGCTGGCTGCGATGTCTTCCTTGGTGTGTCGGCAAAAGGGGCCGTGACGCAGGACATGGTGATGTCGATGGCACCCAATGCCGTGATCTTCGCGATGGCAAACCCTGATCCGGAAATCACACCAGAAGAAGCCCACGAAGTCCGCGATGACGTGATCGTTGCCACAGGTCGGTCAGATTATCCGAACCAAGTGAACAACGTCCTTGGTTTCCCCTACCTGTTCCGCGGGGCGCTCGACATTCACGCCCGCGCCATCAACGACGAAATGAAGATTGCCTGCGCCCAAGCGCTCGCTGATCTGGCCCGCGAAGATGTGCCAGACGAGGTCGCGATGGCTTACGGCAAGAAATTGTCTTTTGGCCGCGACTATATCATTCCGACGCCGTTTGATCCGCGCTTGATCTACCGCATCCCAACCGCTGTGGCGCAGGCAGGGATGGACACTGGCGTTGCGCGTCGGCCCATCGTCGACATGGAAGGGTACGAAGCATCGCTAAAGGCCCGCATGGATCCGACCGCGAACATGCTGCGTAATCTCAACGCGCGGGCGCGTTCCAATCAATCCACAGTCGTTTTTGCAGAAGGCGACGATCCGCGCGTCTTGCGGGCTGCGGTCACGTATCAGCGGTCTGGTTTCGGGACGGCGCTGGTTGTGGGTCGTGCAGATGACGTCGCAGAAAAGCTGACTGCAGAGGGCATGGCAGACGCAATCGACGAACTGACAATCGTGAATGCGGCGAATACGCCTAATTTAGACACTTATAAGGACTTTCTCTACAAACGCCTGCAACGCAAAGGTCTGGATATGCAGGACGTCCACCGTCTTGCAGCCCGTGATCGGCACGTGTTCGCAGCATTGATGGTCGCACACGGTCACGCCGACGGAATGGTTACAGGTGCGACACGGAAATCCGCGCATGTGCTGGAACTGATCAATCGCGTGTTTGATGCCGAACCGCATGATGGTGCCGTGGGTGTCACGGCGATCCTGAACAAAGGTAAGATCGTGCTGATGGCGGATACACTGGTGCACGAATGGCCGGACGAAAACGATCTAGCGGATATCGCTGAACGGGGTGCGGCGGTCGCGCGTGAACTGGGTCTTGATCCGCGCGTTGCCTTCGTGTCGTTCTCGACCTTTGGTTATCCGGTGTCCGAACGAGCTGAAAAGATGCACGTGGCCCCGAATATTCTTGATCAACGCGGTGTCGATTTCGAATACGAAGGTGAAATGAACGTCGACGTGGCACTGAACCCGGCCGTCATGGCGCAGTATCCATTCCAACGCCTGACGGGTCCGGCAAACGTTTTGGTCGTACCTGCGCGGCACTCTGCCTCGATCTCGGTGAAGCTGATGCAGGAAATGGCGGGCGCGACTGTGATTGGACCGATCTTGTCAGGCGTCGGAAAGCCTGTACAACTTTGCTCAACCACCTCTACGGTGAACGATATCTTGAACATGGCGGTCATCGCCGCTTGTCGTATTGGGTAA
- the hrcA gene encoding heat-inducible transcriptional repressor HrcA, giving the protein MSDKKPQIEDMTDRSREVFQRVVEGYLETGAPVGSRTLTRTLSESVSAATVRNVMQDLEYLGLVGSPHVSAGRVPTQLGLRMFVDGILEMGDLGAEDRQRIDQTMGEKDSDVTALLDRVGSALSGVTHGASLVLTPKHEAPIKHIDFVSLSRERALVVLVFADGHVENRLFTPPAGQTPSSMREAANFLNAIAEGHTLSELDGIITREIAARRQEIDTLAAELVETGAAIWENKGETTERLIVRGRGNLLTDNESEADLDRIRTLFDDLEAKRDIAQFLELADDADGVRIFIGSENKLFSLSGSSLVVSPYMNADQKIIGAVGVIGPTRLNYGRIVPIVNYTAQLVGKMIADRS; this is encoded by the coding sequence ATGTCCGACAAGAAGCCACAAATCGAAGATATGACCGATCGGTCCCGTGAAGTATTTCAGCGGGTCGTCGAAGGCTATCTTGAAACTGGCGCACCTGTTGGGTCGCGGACTTTGACGCGGACATTGTCGGAAAGCGTATCCGCCGCGACTGTTCGTAACGTGATGCAGGACCTCGAATATCTGGGTCTTGTCGGGTCGCCCCATGTCAGCGCAGGTCGTGTGCCAACGCAGCTAGGTCTACGGATGTTTGTCGATGGTATTCTTGAAATGGGCGATCTTGGTGCAGAAGACCGCCAGCGGATCGACCAGACCATGGGCGAGAAAGACAGCGACGTAACTGCGTTGTTGGATCGTGTCGGATCTGCTTTGTCCGGCGTGACACATGGGGCCAGCCTTGTCCTGACGCCAAAGCACGAAGCGCCGATCAAACATATCGATTTTGTGTCGCTGTCGCGCGAACGTGCACTCGTGGTTCTCGTGTTCGCTGACGGCCACGTCGAAAACCGCCTGTTCACACCGCCAGCCGGACAAACGCCATCGTCCATGCGCGAAGCTGCCAATTTCCTGAACGCAATTGCCGAAGGTCATACGCTGTCCGAACTCGATGGCATCATCACGCGTGAAATCGCAGCACGGCGTCAGGAAATTGACACGCTTGCCGCGGAACTCGTCGAAACGGGCGCGGCGATTTGGGAAAACAAAGGCGAAACAACCGAACGGCTAATCGTGCGGGGCAGGGGAAATCTGTTAACGGATAACGAATCCGAGGCCGATCTCGACCGCATTCGCACCCTGTTTGATGACCTAGAGGCAAAGCGCGACATCGCCCAATTCTTGGAACTGGCAGACGATGCCGATGGCGTTCGCATTTTTATTGGGTCAGAGAACAAATTGTTCTCACTTTCGGGTTCCTCTTTGGTGGTTTCTCCTTATATGAACGCCGATCAGAAGATTATTGGCGCCGTTGGCGTCATTGGGCCGACTCGCCTTAATTATGGGCGGATTGTTCCCATCGTAAATTATACGGCACAGCTGGTGGGCAAAATGATTGCCGACCGGTCCTAG
- the rph gene encoding ribonuclease PH has protein sequence MRPSGRQTNEMREVSIETGVTIHAEGSCLIKMGNTHVLCTATVDEKVPPFMRNSGLGWVTAEYGMLPRATHTRMRREAKNGQSGRTQEIQRLIGRSLRAGVDRVALGERQIQIDCDVIQADGGTRCAAITGGWVALKLAVNQLMKAGMITSDPLVEPVAAISCGIYAGQEVLDLDYPEDSEAGVDGNFIMTGDKLIEVQMSAEGSTFTRAQMNGLLDLAEKGVSELKAVQLAAVS, from the coding sequence ATGCGTCCATCAGGCCGTCAGACGAATGAAATGCGCGAAGTTTCCATCGAGACTGGTGTCACGATCCACGCCGAAGGATCCTGTTTGATCAAGATGGGCAACACCCATGTGTTGTGCACTGCGACGGTTGACGAAAAAGTGCCCCCTTTCATGCGCAATTCCGGTCTGGGTTGGGTGACGGCGGAATACGGAATGCTGCCGCGGGCGACGCATACGCGGATGCGCCGTGAAGCGAAGAATGGTCAATCTGGCCGGACCCAAGAAATTCAACGCTTGATCGGGCGGTCCCTGCGGGCTGGTGTTGATCGCGTGGCTTTGGGTGAACGTCAAATTCAGATTGACTGCGATGTGATCCAAGCCGACGGCGGCACACGGTGTGCCGCGATCACCGGTGGTTGGGTTGCGCTGAAACTGGCGGTGAACCAATTGATGAAAGCGGGCATGATTACGTCCGATCCGCTGGTTGAACCTGTAGCCGCAATTTCATGCGGGATTTACGCGGGCCAAGAAGTGCTTGATCTGGATTATCCCGAGGATTCAGAAGCTGGCGTTGATGGCAATTTCATCATGACGGGTGACAAGTTGATCGAAGTACAGATGTCCGCTGAAGGATCGACTTTTACCCGGGCACAAATGAACGGCTTGCTGGACCTCGCTGAAAAGGGCGTGTCCGAACTGAAAGCAGTTCAGCTGGCAGCGGTATCCTAA
- the rdgB gene encoding RdgB/HAM1 family non-canonical purine NTP pyrophosphatase: MRKFTGDQLVVATHNKGKLEEISALLAPYGVKISSNDDHDLPEPVEDGQTFIDNARIKAHAAAKATGLPALADDSGLSVDALDGAPGIYTADWAETPNGRDFPMAMKKVEDALAAKGADVSRKAQFNCTLVLAWPDGHDEVFPGIMPGQLVWPMRGSEGHGYDPVFQPDGYDITFGEMDRWEKNKISHRADAFAKLVSGCFE; encoded by the coding sequence ATGCGGAAGTTCACGGGTGATCAGCTGGTTGTGGCGACACACAACAAAGGCAAGTTGGAAGAGATTTCAGCGTTGCTTGCGCCCTATGGTGTAAAAATTTCATCCAACGACGATCATGACCTTCCGGAACCTGTGGAGGACGGTCAGACATTTATCGACAATGCACGGATCAAAGCACATGCAGCGGCCAAGGCGACAGGCTTGCCTGCATTGGCAGATGACAGTGGTTTGTCCGTTGATGCGTTAGATGGCGCACCAGGGATTTACACAGCGGATTGGGCGGAAACGCCGAATGGCCGTGATTTCCCGATGGCTATGAAAAAGGTCGAAGATGCGTTGGCAGCCAAAGGCGCGGACGTTTCACGTAAAGCGCAGTTCAACTGCACACTCGTCCTTGCATGGCCGGATGGCCACGATGAGGTGTTTCCCGGTATCATGCCCGGTCAGCTGGTTTGGCCGATGCGCGGTAGTGAAGGCCACGGATACGATCCCGTGTTCCAACCAGACGGATATGACATCACGTTTGGCGAAATGGATCGTTGGGAAAAGAACAAAATCAGCCACCGCGCTGATGCGTTTGCCAAGTTAGTGTCTGGTTGCTTTGAATAA
- a CDS encoding ribokinase yields MAIWNLGSINADYVYAVPHIPARGETLAATDRKVFLGGKGANMSVAAARAAAQVNHIGAVGHDGAWAKQRLLEYGVDTRHITTLDTETAHAIIAVDADSENMIILHPGANAEIPQAILQTALSEAQTGDWFITQNETNLQRTGTQLAKKMGLKVGYAAAPFDAERVKAVLEYIDFLILNEVEAAQLKDATGQDAKDLGVADVIVTLGADGADWYSRAGKQHFDAIKVDPVDTTGAGDTFTGYVLAGLDRGLPMEQAINQALKAGALMVTRNGTADVIPDLSEVQAFQR; encoded by the coding sequence ATGGCGATCTGGAATCTAGGCTCTATCAACGCGGACTACGTTTATGCGGTGCCGCATATTCCCGCGCGTGGCGAAACACTGGCAGCAACCGACCGGAAAGTTTTTCTGGGCGGCAAAGGGGCCAATATGTCCGTTGCTGCGGCGCGAGCAGCGGCACAAGTAAACCACATCGGTGCCGTTGGACATGATGGGGCGTGGGCAAAGCAACGCTTGCTCGAATATGGCGTCGATACACGCCATATCACCACGTTAGACACTGAAACCGCCCATGCGATTATCGCGGTGGATGCGGATTCAGAAAACATGATCATCCTGCATCCGGGTGCGAATGCTGAAATCCCGCAGGCGATTTTGCAGACCGCATTGTCCGAAGCCCAAACAGGCGATTGGTTCATCACGCAGAATGAAACGAACCTGCAACGCACCGGAACACAGCTTGCCAAAAAGATGGGGCTGAAGGTCGGATATGCAGCAGCTCCTTTTGATGCAGAACGCGTCAAAGCGGTTCTCGAATACATCGATTTCCTGATCCTGAACGAAGTCGAAGCCGCGCAACTGAAAGACGCAACTGGCCAAGACGCCAAAGACTTGGGTGTGGCCGACGTGATCGTAACATTGGGCGCAGATGGCGCGGACTGGTATAGCCGCGCTGGCAAACAGCATTTTGACGCGATCAAGGTTGATCCGGTCGACACGACTGGTGCCGGCGACACGTTCACCGGCTACGTTTTGGCGGGCCTCGACCGCGGTTTGCCGATGGAACAAGCCATCAATCAGGCCCTGAAAGCAGGCGCATTGATGGTCACGCGCAACGGCACCGCCGACGTGATCCCCGATCTTTCTGAAGTACAGGCTTTCCAACGATGA
- a CDS encoding nucleotide exchange factor GrpE codes for MVDENAEPMSLDDLVAEGEEPDFDQGGFEEIEAIKTERDDFRDKFMRALADVENIRKRSDRDRREAENYGGSKLARDLLPVYDNMRRALNSAEEAEGDANAALLEGVELTMRALISTFKKHGIDPIVPEVGDKFDPKLHEAMFEAPVPGTKAGDIIQVAAEGFMLHDRLLRAAQVGVSSTPAS; via the coding sequence ATGGTAGACGAAAACGCAGAACCGATGTCCTTGGATGACCTTGTTGCTGAGGGTGAAGAGCCTGATTTCGATCAAGGCGGCTTTGAAGAAATCGAAGCCATCAAGACAGAGCGTGACGATTTCCGCGACAAATTCATGCGCGCACTGGCCGACGTTGAAAACATCCGCAAGCGGTCTGATCGGGATCGGCGTGAAGCGGAAAACTACGGTGGGTCCAAACTCGCGCGTGACCTGCTGCCAGTCTACGACAACATGCGCCGCGCGTTGAATTCAGCGGAAGAAGCCGAAGGTGACGCAAACGCTGCGTTGTTGGAAGGTGTCGAACTGACAATGCGCGCATTGATCTCGACCTTCAAAAAGCACGGCATTGACCCAATCGTGCCTGAGGTTGGCGACAAATTTGACCCCAAACTGCACGAAGCCATGTTCGAGGCCCCGGTGCCCGGCACCAAAGCAGGGGACATCATCCAAGTCGCCGCCGAAGGTTTCATGTTGCACGACCGTCTTTTGCGCGCAGCCCAAGTTGGGGTTTCCTCAACACCAGCGTCCTAA
- the mutS gene encoding DNA mismatch repair protein MutS has product MMAQYLEIKQAHPDALLFYRMGDFYEMFFDDAVHAAEALDIALTKRGKHDGNDIPMCGVPHHAAEGYFLTLIRKGFRVAVCEQMESPAEAKKRGYKAVVKREVVRLVTPGTLTEDSLLDARRHNFLAAFATVRDEGALAWVDISTGAFHVMTCPRVALGPELARLTPREVIVVDGTEPEFAELVSDAGAALTTLGAAAFDSTAGEKRLLNLYNIGSLDAYGTFARAEIAAMSAVVEYLEITQKGKLPLLRPPVSEGQRATMQIDAATRRSLELTHGMNRGRAGSLLGAIDKTMTAGGARLLERRLASPSCNLAVIQERQDAVAFLADDSRLTGDLRDHLKGVHDLDRALSRLALDRGGPRDMAAIRNTIGQAQTLFSTLQGNLPGILVSAAAGLQGHDELLALLDAALIAEPPLLARDGGFIAQGYDADLDEARTLRDEGRSVIAAMQTEFIELSGVSALKIKHNNVLGYFIETTATHAEKMMTPPLNETFIHRQTTANQVRFTTVELSEIETRILNAGGRALDIEKRLYQSLTQAIVAQAGPLGALARALAEIDLTAGLAHLAAQENWARPKMDDSRAFDLQGGRHPVVEAALSQAGEPFIANDCDLSDQSIWLLTGPNMAGKSTFLRQNALIAVLAQMGSFVPAKSAHIGIVSQIFSRVGASDDLAKGRSTFMVEMVETAAILNQADDRALVILDEIGRGTATYDGLSIAWATLEHLHDVNRCRALFATHYHEMSALSAKLDGVDNATVTVKEWEGDVIFLHEVRKGTADRSYGVQVARLAGLPPAVVERAKVVLEALEKGEREGGSNRKAIIDDLPLFAAAPPPAPVKEVVKESAAEERLKTIMPDELTPREALALIYELRDLADG; this is encoded by the coding sequence ATGATGGCGCAATATCTGGAGATTAAGCAGGCGCATCCCGATGCGTTGCTGTTCTACCGGATGGGTGATTTCTACGAGATGTTCTTTGACGATGCCGTTCATGCGGCAGAGGCGCTGGATATCGCGCTGACCAAACGCGGGAAGCATGATGGGAATGACATTCCGATGTGCGGCGTCCCGCATCACGCCGCCGAAGGGTATTTTCTAACGCTGATCCGCAAAGGATTTCGCGTTGCTGTTTGTGAACAGATGGAAAGTCCGGCTGAAGCGAAGAAGCGTGGCTATAAGGCGGTCGTGAAGCGCGAAGTTGTGCGACTGGTGACACCCGGTACGCTGACCGAGGATTCATTGTTGGATGCACGGCGGCATAATTTTTTGGCGGCGTTTGCCACTGTACGTGATGAAGGGGCATTGGCTTGGGTCGATATCTCAACCGGAGCGTTTCACGTGATGACGTGTCCACGTGTTGCGTTGGGGCCCGAACTCGCCCGACTGACACCGCGCGAAGTGATCGTGGTTGACGGCACAGAGCCGGAATTCGCCGAATTAGTGTCTGATGCGGGCGCTGCTTTGACCACGCTGGGGGCTGCGGCCTTTGACAGTACAGCTGGCGAAAAGCGGTTGCTGAACCTTTATAACATCGGATCGCTCGACGCTTACGGCACCTTTGCGCGCGCCGAGATTGCAGCGATGTCGGCGGTTGTCGAGTATCTGGAAATCACCCAGAAGGGCAAATTGCCCCTGCTGCGCCCGCCTGTGTCAGAAGGCCAACGCGCGACGATGCAGATTGATGCGGCAACGCGGCGGTCGCTGGAATTGACGCATGGGATGAACCGCGGTCGTGCCGGATCGTTGCTGGGTGCTATTGATAAGACCATGACGGCTGGTGGCGCACGGTTGTTGGAACGGCGTTTGGCGTCGCCGTCTTGCAACCTTGCGGTCATTCAAGAACGGCAGGACGCGGTTGCGTTTTTGGCAGATGATAGCCGCCTGACCGGTGATCTACGGGATCATCTGAAAGGCGTCCATGATCTGGATCGGGCGTTGTCACGGTTAGCGCTGGATCGCGGTGGTCCACGTGACATGGCCGCCATTCGCAACACGATTGGGCAAGCGCAGACACTGTTTTCTACGTTGCAGGGTAATTTACCTGGCATTTTGGTGAGTGCTGCTGCGGGGTTGCAAGGCCACGACGAATTACTGGCGTTGCTTGATGCGGCACTGATCGCAGAGCCGCCCTTGTTAGCGCGCGATGGTGGATTTATCGCGCAGGGCTATGACGCGGATCTGGATGAGGCGCGGACGCTGCGGGATGAAGGTCGCTCTGTAATTGCCGCCATGCAAACAGAATTTATCGAATTGTCCGGCGTGTCGGCATTGAAGATTAAGCATAACAACGTACTGGGCTATTTCATTGAAACAACGGCGACCCACGCTGAAAAGATGATGACGCCGCCTTTGAACGAAACATTCATTCACAGGCAAACAACGGCAAACCAAGTACGGTTCACAACCGTGGAACTGTCCGAGATCGAGACGCGAATTTTGAACGCTGGCGGGCGGGCGCTTGACATTGAAAAGCGGCTTTATCAGTCTCTAACACAGGCGATTGTGGCACAGGCTGGCCCACTGGGTGCGTTGGCCCGCGCCTTGGCCGAGATCGATTTGACCGCTGGTTTGGCGCATCTGGCTGCACAGGAAAACTGGGCGCGGCCAAAGATGGACGACAGCCGCGCGTTTGATCTGCAAGGCGGGCGGCATCCTGTGGTGGAAGCTGCGCTGAGCCAAGCGGGCGAGCCGTTTATTGCGAATGATTGTGATCTGTCGGATCAGTCGATCTGGTTGCTGACAGGTCCGAACATGGCGGGTAAATCGACGTTCCTGCGCCAAAATGCGCTGATCGCGGTGCTGGCCCAGATGGGCAGTTTTGTTCCGGCAAAGTCCGCACATATCGGGATCGTTAGCCAGATTTTCAGCCGCGTCGGGGCGTCGGATGATCTGGCAAAAGGCCGATCAACATTCATGGTCGAAATGGTCGAAACGGCTGCGATCCTGAACCAAGCGGATGACCGGGCTTTGGTGATTTTGGATGAAATCGGACGGGGAACGGCGACCTATGACGGCCTGTCTATCGCTTGGGCCACGTTAGAACACCTGCACGATGTGAACCGCTGCCGCGCGTTGTTCGCCACGCATTACCACGAGATGTCGGCGCTTTCCGCGAAATTGGACGGCGTCGACAATGCGACGGTGACGGTAAAGGAGTGGGAAGGCGACGTGATCTTCCTGCACGAAGTCCGCAAAGGCACGGCAGATCGCAGTTATGGTGTGCAGGTTGCGCGGCTTGCGGGACTGCCGCCCGCGGTGGTTGAACGCGCAAAAGTCGTGTTGGAAGCGCTGGAAAAAGGCGAACGCGAAGGCGGGTCAAACCGCAAGGCGATCATCGACGATCTACCGTTGTTTGCTGCCGCGCCACCGCCCGCGCCTGTCAAAGAAGTCGTGAAAGAATCCGCTGCAGAGGAGCGGTTGAAAACAATCATGCCGGATGAATTAACGCCGCGCGAGGCGTTGGCGTTGATCTACGAATTGCGAGATTTGGCGGACGGATAA
- a CDS encoding TPM domain-containing protein: MLLLFASAVQAQTTYPDYEDLYVNDYAGLIPNSWEARLRYRLEELNDARGIEFTILTINRMSDYGHSGAIEPFATDLFNEWGIGNADTNDGILLLVSRRDRKLRIELGAGYGTEYNAEMKRIIDTTITPAFREDAYYTGIDEGMIKIIQAVTGRYPGEYDANLLTRMLNATGRFVAMAFWWILGIGTPFGLYFGTKAYRHHKRTKPRICRNDGSKMYWLTEEEEDAFLSQGQIIEEQIKAMDHDVWACRQCEHVRVEAYPALFNSHKVCPSCSYKTQYITKITDTYPTRTSQGHGRAYALCKNCDHETVTTFVIPKIEDQNVSSNSSSSFSSSSSGSSSSFGGGSSSGGGASGSW, translated from the coding sequence ATGCTCCTGCTTTTTGCGTCTGCGGTGCAGGCGCAAACAACCTACCCCGATTACGAAGACCTTTACGTCAATGACTACGCGGGCTTGATTCCCAATTCGTGGGAAGCGCGGCTGCGGTATCGGCTTGAAGAACTGAATGATGCGCGGGGCATCGAATTCACCATTTTGACTATCAATCGCATGTCTGATTACGGGCACAGCGGCGCGATTGAACCTTTCGCCACTGACCTGTTCAATGAATGGGGAATCGGTAATGCGGACACGAACGACGGTATCCTTCTTCTCGTTTCACGTCGGGATCGCAAACTGCGGATCGAACTCGGCGCCGGTTATGGTACCGAATACAATGCGGAAATGAAGCGGATCATCGACACGACTATCACGCCCGCCTTTCGAGAAGATGCATATTACACCGGAATCGACGAAGGCATGATCAAGATCATCCAAGCCGTCACAGGTCGATATCCTGGTGAATATGACGCGAACCTTCTGACACGAATGTTAAACGCAACAGGCCGATTTGTTGCGATGGCGTTCTGGTGGATCTTGGGAATCGGCACGCCGTTCGGGCTCTATTTCGGCACCAAAGCGTACCGTCACCACAAACGGACAAAACCGCGCATTTGTCGGAATGACGGGTCAAAGATGTACTGGCTGACCGAAGAGGAAGAAGACGCATTCCTAAGCCAAGGCCAGATCATCGAAGAACAGATCAAGGCGATGGATCACGACGTCTGGGCCTGCCGCCAATGTGAACATGTGCGGGTCGAAGCCTATCCAGCGCTCTTCAATAGTCACAAAGTTTGCCCAAGTTGCAGCTACAAAACGCAATACATCACCAAAATCACCGACACCTATCCGACGCGAACCAGCCAAGGCCACGGCAGAGCCTATGCGCTTTGCAAAAACTGCGATCATGAAACAGTGACCACATTTGTCATTCCAAAGATCGAAGATCAAAATGTCTCAAGCAACTCCAGCAGTAGCTTTTCATCATCGTCCAGTGGATCATCATCATCCTTCGGCGGTGGCAGCTCCAGCGGCGGCGGCGCAAGCGGTAGCTGGTAA
- a CDS encoding aminotransferase class IV, whose translation MTDDHLTTHQAEEDARNDDILIYVDGKIVPKSQAVVSVYDSGFMLGDGIWEGLRLHDNHWAFADEHLDRLFEAAKAIDLDIGMDRKGVFDALLETQKANSITTDAHARLMITRGVKVRPFQHPNLSQTGPTFVIIVEHSKPKIPRPISLATVPHQRGLPMTQDPKLNSHSKLNCILACIAAQKAGADEALMLDVHGFVNTTNACNFFIVRKGAVWTSTGDYCMNGITRQKVIDLCRANDIPVFERNYSLVDTYGADEVFLTGTFGAQTPVGSIDGRQIGNGELGPMTKRIRKLYADLIAQECS comes from the coding sequence ATGACCGATGACCACCTGACCACCCACCAAGCCGAAGAAGACGCGCGCAACGACGACATCTTGATCTACGTTGACGGTAAAATCGTGCCTAAATCGCAGGCCGTGGTCAGCGTTTATGACAGCGGTTTCATGTTGGGCGACGGCATCTGGGAAGGGCTGCGTCTGCACGACAATCACTGGGCCTTCGCCGATGAACATCTCGACCGTTTGTTTGAAGCTGCCAAAGCGATTGATCTTGATATCGGGATGGACCGAAAAGGCGTGTTTGACGCCTTGTTAGAGACGCAAAAAGCGAACAGCATCACCACCGACGCCCATGCGCGTTTGATGATCACGCGGGGCGTAAAGGTGCGTCCGTTCCAACATCCGAACCTGTCCCAAACCGGGCCGACGTTTGTGATCATCGTGGAACATTCGAAACCGAAAATCCCGCGTCCGATCAGCCTTGCAACCGTGCCGCACCAGCGCGGCTTGCCGATGACGCAGGACCCGAAGCTAAATTCGCATTCCAAACTTAACTGCATCCTCGCCTGTATCGCCGCGCAAAAGGCTGGCGCAGACGAGGCGTTGATGCTCGACGTGCATGGCTTCGTGAACACGACCAACGCCTGCAACTTTTTCATCGTGCGCAAGGGGGCTGTTTGGACCTCGACTGGTGATTACTGCATGAACGGGATCACGCGCCAAAAGGTCATTGACCTGTGCCGCGCGAACGATATTCCTGTGTTCGAACGCAACTATTCGCTCGTGGACACTTACGGCGCAGACGAGGTGTTTTTGACCGGCACGTTTGGGGCGCAAACGCCTGTAGGGTCAATCGACGGGCGGCAAATCGGGAACGGTGAACTTGGCCCAATGACAAAACGCATCCGTAAACTTTACGCCGACCTTATCGCGCAGGAGTGCAGCTAA